Proteins encoded within one genomic window of Triticum aestivum cultivar Chinese Spring chromosome 2D, IWGSC CS RefSeq v2.1, whole genome shotgun sequence:
- the LOC123054458 gene encoding transcription factor EAT1, with translation MIVGGDYFEGSHDHNLMTGSLTHDSSLAPKCNDNTNIELQRFKVQSFSADILSDSTNLSSEAARAINHLQHQLGIGLEQDMPPVETATWDTSICTIQDQIINHQLSEDPQNILVQQQIQQYDAALYPNSGYTPAPDLLNLLHCTVAPVFPATASVFGDTALSGGTNYLDLNGEFTGVAAIPDSGLMYTSDPALQLGYHAAPSHALKDICHSLPQNYGLFPSEDERDVMLGVGSVGGDLFQDMDDRQFETVLEGRRGKGEFGKGKGKANFATERERREQLNVKYKTLRMLFPNPTKNDRASVVGDAIEYIDELNRTVKELKILVEQKWHGTNRRRTRKLDEEAAADGESSSMRPMRDEQDNQLDGAIRSSWVQRRSRECHVDVRIVENEINIKLTEKKKANSSLLHVAKVLDEFHLEIIHVVGGIIGDHYIFMFNTKVTEGSSVYACAVAKRILQAVDAQHQALDIFN, from the exons ATGATTGTTGGAGGTGACTATTTTGAAGGTTCCCATGATCACAATCTCATGACAGGATCTTTGACCCATGATTCTTCTCTGGCTCCTAAATGCAACGACAACACAAATATTGAGCTACAGAGATTCAAGGTGCAGTCGTTTTCTGCAGATATCCTTTCTGATTCGACCAATCTTTCTTCTGAAGCTGCAAGAGCAATCAACCACCTCCAGCATCAACTAGGAATTGGTTTGGAGCAGGATATGCCACCAGTGGAAACTGCGACCTGGGATACTTCTATCTGCACCATTCAAGACCAAATAATCAACCATCAGCTTAGCGAAGATCCACAAAACATATTGGTGCAACAACAGATTCAACAGTATGATGCTGCGCTTTATCCAAACAGTGGTTACACACCAGCACCTGATCTCTTAAACCTTCTCCACTGCACTGTGGCTCCAGTGTTCCCTGCAACAGCATCAGTCTTTGGTGATACAGCACTAAGTGGTGGTACCAACTATTTGGATCTTAATGGTGAGTTTACAGGAGTGGCAGCAATTCCTGACAGCGGATTAATGTACACTAGTGATCCGGCATTGCAGTTAGGGTACCATGCTGCCCCGTCTCACGCACTAAAGGATATCTGCCATTCACTGCCGCAAAATTATGGACTGTTCCCCAGTGAGGATGAAAGAGATGTCATGCTTGGGGTTGGAAGTGTCGGAGGAGATCTTTTTCAGGATATGGATGACAGGCAATTTGAAACTGTACTGGAGGGCAGAAGAGGGAAGGGTGAGTTCGGAAAGGGAAAAGGAAAAGCTAACTTTGCgactgagagagagaggagggaacaGCTAAATGTGAAGTATAAGACTTTAAGAATGCTCTTCCCCAATCCTACcaag AATGACAGGGCTTCAGTAGTAGGTGATGCCATTGAATACATAGATGAGCTGAATCGAACAGTGAAGGAACTGAAGATCCTAGTGGAACAGAAGTGGCATGGGACTAATAGGAGAAGGACAAGAAAGTTGGATGAAGAGGCGGCTGCTGATGGTGAAAGCTCATCGATGAGGCCAATGAGGGATGAGCAAGACAATCAGCTTGATGGGGCCATAAGAAGCTCATGGGTTCAGAGGAGGTCCAGGGAGTGCCATGTTGATGTTCGCATAGTGGAAAATGAAATAAACATCAAGCTCACAGAAAAGAAGAAGGCCAACTCCTCCCTGCTTCATGTTGCAAAGGTTCTTGACGAATTCCATCTTGAGATCATCCATGTGGTTGGAGGGATTATTGGTGATCACTACATATTCATGTTTAACACTAAG GTGACTGAAGGTTCCTCAGTTTATGCTTGTGCAGTGGCAAAGAGGATCCTTCAGGCAGTGGATGCACAACACCAGGCACTTGACATATTCAACTAG